The Mycolicibacterium insubricum DNA segment TCCAGGTGCTGCGGGCTTTTCAGCACCCAGCGCCGCGGCACCCCGCCGTCCTGGTGGGCCAGCACCTGCAGCATCATCCGCAGGAACTGGTAGCCCGGCGTCTGGTCGTGGTCGCGCAGATAGTCCGACCAGCGCGGCAGGTGCGTCAGCGTGGTAAAGAAGCCGCTGGCGAAGTCCTGCACCATCAGACCGATGTCCTCGTGGATGTGGTCGGTGGTCATCTCGTGCATGAGCTGGAAGTACGGCATCAGCGTGTTGGAGATGTTCAGCGCCTCGCCGGTGCGCCGGCGCCGCGGTTCGATGGTGCCCTCCTCGCCCGGCGGCGGCAGCGGCTCCTGGGCTTCCCAGTACGGCAGTGCCCGCAGAGCGGGATCGGCGGCCAGCATGCTGTGCAGGTGCGTGGTTCCGGTGCGCGGCAGCCCGGCGATGATCATCGGTGCGGCGATGTCGATGTCGAAGATCTCCGGGTGCCGTTTGAGGTGGTCGATGACCCGCAGCCGGCCCTTGAGGAAGGTCAGCATCAACGAGAACGCATAGGTCCGGCCGAATGCGGTGAAGTGCGGGATCTCCTCGAATGCCTGCAGCAGCAACGACATTCGCTCGCGGTAGTCCTGTTCACCGAAGTCGGTCAGGCCGGTCTGCGCGGTCGCGGCCTCGTGCAGGCCGTCGGCGGTGAGCGGACAGTAGTCGGCCATGGCGGCCATCCCGTCGATGATCGCCTGGGCCTCGGGGGAAAACCGTGGGCGGGCCAGATCGTCGATGTGTACGCGGGCGGCCGGAGCTGCGGATGAACTCACCGGTCGGACGCTACGCGCGGGCCCCCAACTTTACAAGTATTGATGATCTGTAACGCCGGGCCACTATCATGGCGGCATGCCCGACACCGAGAGTGCACAGGCCTGGCGGGAACTACTGTCCGCATTCGCCGACCTCGACCAGAACTTCCTCGCCGGGCCCAAGGAGGTGCGCGGACAGACCGCCGTCGCCGAGGGCTACCGCAACCTCGCGACCATCCTCGGCGTCGCCCTGGACATGAATCTGTTCGCCGACCCGGTGGCGCCGCGATTCATCGACAACCTCACCCCGACGCGCCCCGACCGGCGCTGGGGCGGGGACAACACCGACTGCTACTACAGCTACGCAGTCATCGATCCCCGTCGTACCTACCGGGTCAGTGGCACCCCGGGCGACAGCGCCATGTACTCGGTCACCGTCTACAACGAACCCGAACCGGGCGCCTGGCCCAACAAGACCGTCGGCCTGCTGTACGACACCGATATGCTGCCCGGCGACGACGGCAGGTTCTCCTGCCTGCTCGGCCCCCGCCGCCCCGACGGCTACGACGGCCCGTTCATCGAGCTGAGCGCGGACGCCCACGGCGTGCTCACCCGCGACTACCACCGGTTCCCGGCCGAGGAGGCCCGGGTGGACTGGCACATCGAGGTCGTCGACCACGCCGGGCTCGACGTCGTGCCCGACCACACCGATGCGGGCGTGGCCCGGTCGCTGCGGGCGGCGTTGCGCTTCGCCCAGGACGTCTACGCGCTGACCCCGCTGATCCTGGCCGGCCAGAACTTCCTGGCCCCGCCGTATCGGGCCGGCGATGCCACCCACGGCTACTCGATGGCCGACGCCTGCTACTGCTTGGGAGGGTTCAACCTCGAACCCGGCC contains these protein-coding regions:
- a CDS encoding sulfotransferase family protein; this encodes MSSSAAPAARVHIDDLARPRFSPEAQAIIDGMAAMADYCPLTADGLHEAATAQTGLTDFGEQDYRERMSLLLQAFEEIPHFTAFGRTYAFSLMLTFLKGRLRVIDHLKRHPEIFDIDIAAPMIIAGLPRTGTTHLHSMLAADPALRALPYWEAQEPLPPPGEEGTIEPRRRRTGEALNISNTLMPYFQLMHEMTTDHIHEDIGLMVQDFASGFFTTLTHLPRWSDYLRDHDQTPGYQFLRMMLQVLAHQDGGVPRRWVLKSPQHLEQFVPIMNVFPDATMIITHRDPVDVSVSMATMMTYTMRMSVDVVDVQTVASYWIGRIDEMLSACLRDHDKLPAERTIDVRFDEFMADDLAMVQRVWDVAGYSPDARSRRAVADYLAGHTRGRLGSVDYRPADLGLDREELRARFSPYVERFVNV
- a CDS encoding DUF1214 domain-containing protein, with product MPDTESAQAWRELLSAFADLDQNFLAGPKEVRGQTAVAEGYRNLATILGVALDMNLFADPVAPRFIDNLTPTRPDRRWGGDNTDCYYSYAVIDPRRTYRVSGTPGDSAMYSVTVYNEPEPGAWPNKTVGLLYDTDMLPGDDGRFSCLLGPRRPDGYDGPFIELSADAHGVLTRDYHRFPAEEARVDWHIEVVDHAGLDVVPDHTDAGVARSLRAALRFAQDVYALTPLILAGQNFLAPPYRAGDATHGYSMADACYCLGGFNLEPGQAAVITVRHPRSRFWNFTLWNQYMAALDVEYGRGGINIGTAVPNSDGSVTIVIAREQLEHPNALSTKDHTEGLMSFRWFHADELPDQPTLDVVAIADAPRTVS